A stretch of Desulfobacter hydrogenophilus DNA encodes these proteins:
- a CDS encoding YdcF family protein, translated as MTDSLFFWLSKLIWMIIRPDFLLVAFAVMGMIFWFSGAVKKAKWVLACVVLAMIVITVFPLGTILLAPLEHRFPTNPILPEKVDGIIMLGGAEKNLLTKMWHQPELNDAADRYIGFARLVRAYPDAVHIFTGGSGTPTHQEWSDANTARQVFMDMGLDTSSIVFENQSRNTYENGLFAKTLVHPETGQIWVLVTTAAHIPRSVGVFNRLDWPVIPYPVDHFTRPDRKIKPGLNFSGNLGRLVMAATEWTGLAAYYITGKTNTLFPSSQ; from the coding sequence ATGACAGACTCATTATTTTTCTGGCTGTCCAAGCTGATATGGATGATCATCCGCCCGGATTTTCTTTTGGTTGCTTTTGCCGTAATGGGAATGATATTCTGGTTTTCAGGGGCAGTGAAAAAGGCAAAATGGGTGCTTGCGTGTGTGGTTCTGGCGATGATTGTTATTACTGTTTTTCCTTTAGGAACCATTCTTTTAGCTCCTCTTGAGCACAGATTTCCCACAAACCCGATCCTGCCGGAAAAAGTGGACGGTATTATCATGCTTGGCGGGGCGGAAAAAAATCTTCTGACCAAGATGTGGCATCAACCCGAATTAAATGATGCCGCTGACCGGTATATCGGGTTTGCCCGTCTTGTCAGAGCATATCCGGATGCGGTGCATATTTTTACCGGCGGATCCGGAACCCCCACGCACCAGGAATGGAGCGATGCAAATACGGCCCGGCAGGTTTTTATGGATATGGGCCTGGATACCTCAAGCATAGTATTTGAAAACCAATCTCGAAATACTTATGAAAACGGATTGTTTGCAAAGACCCTGGTTCATCCTGAAACTGGACAAATCTGGGTGCTTGTGACCACAGCCGCACACATTCCCCGGTCTGTCGGGGTGTTTAACCGTCTTGACTGGCCCGTAATCCCTTATCCCGTGGATCATTTTACCCGGCCTGACAGGAAAATAAAGCCAGGCCTTAATTTTTCCGGAAACCTTGGAAGGCTTGTCATGGCAGCAACTGAATGGACAGGACTTGCAGCCTATTATATCACCGGCAAAACCAACACCCTGTTTCCATCCAGTCAGTAA
- a CDS encoding PEP-CTERM/exosortase system-associated acyltransferase, which produces MISKTLTYDRFKFGQVIDDDILKDTFRMRYEVYVDEFGFENKHDHPDGLEKDEYEKESIHFACLNETDSVVGTIRLVLNSDKGFPIEHATKLNFTGEKPEPNKTGEISRLTVTKDLRRRKEDGMYGVESYLKKKEGGVLPDDGTIPKEMEGRKNPIIVLGLYQVMLHESLRQGLTHWYMITEKKIFYALKKYGFLFQQIGVPVQYHGERIPYFANIHELLVDLKQTDAGMYDLMLAGLEDEYWPNI; this is translated from the coding sequence ATGATCAGCAAAACTCTTACCTACGACAGATTCAAGTTTGGTCAGGTCATAGATGATGATATCTTAAAAGATACCTTTAGAATGAGGTATGAAGTCTATGTGGATGAGTTCGGGTTTGAAAATAAACATGACCATCCGGACGGACTGGAAAAAGATGAGTATGAAAAAGAATCCATCCATTTTGCCTGCCTGAACGAAACAGATTCCGTGGTCGGTACCATACGGCTGGTGCTTAATTCAGACAAAGGATTTCCCATTGAACATGCCACAAAATTAAATTTTACAGGGGAAAAACCGGAGCCGAATAAAACCGGCGAAATTTCCAGACTTACGGTAACCAAAGACCTCAGACGTCGTAAAGAGGACGGAATGTATGGCGTAGAGTCTTATTTAAAGAAAAAAGAAGGCGGCGTACTGCCCGACGATGGGACCATCCCAAAAGAAATGGAGGGCCGAAAAAACCCGATCATTGTCCTGGGGCTTTACCAGGTCATGCTCCATGAAAGTTTGCGACAGGGGTTGACCCACTGGTACATGATCACCGAAAAAAAAATATTTTATGCCTTAAAAAAATATGGATTTCTATTCCAACAAATAGGGGTGCCTGTACAATATCATGGTGAACGGATCCCCTATTTTGCAAATATCCATGAACTGCTGGTCGATCTGAAGCAGACCGATGCAGGAATGTATGACCTTATGCTTGCCGGACTGGAAGACGAATATTGGCCGAATATTTGA
- a CDS encoding ThiF family adenylyltransferase, whose product MKLDAMFEKLQTLGIGNRREYMNQAFSRNIGLLTEDEQKKLEKVRIAIPGMGGVGGAHLITLVRSGIGNFNIADFDSFEPVNINRQYGAAVQDFGRPKLEVMKERALSINPYLQINTFDKGINEDNMDEFLDGVDVVIDGLDFFVFEIRRKLFKRAAQKGIYVITAAPLGFSSAVLVFSPDGMGFDEYFNITKGMTADDKYLSFAMGLAPKPTHIKYMNLSRVDFSSKAGPSMNIACQLCSGMAAAEALKIILKRGRIKSVPYYWQFDPYQNKLKTGKLYFGNKNPVQQLKKVFVKVFLMKKRIR is encoded by the coding sequence ATGAAATTAGATGCCATGTTCGAAAAGCTTCAAACCCTTGGCATTGGAAACCGGCGGGAGTATATGAACCAGGCCTTCTCAAGAAATATCGGCCTTCTGACAGAAGATGAACAGAAGAAATTAGAAAAGGTCCGTATTGCCATACCGGGTATGGGAGGGGTGGGAGGAGCACATTTGATAACCCTCGTCAGATCCGGGATCGGAAATTTCAATATTGCCGATTTTGATTCTTTTGAGCCGGTTAATATTAACCGCCAATATGGGGCTGCTGTGCAGGATTTCGGCAGGCCGAAACTGGAGGTTATGAAAGAAAGAGCCTTATCCATAAATCCATACCTTCAAATAAATACCTTTGATAAGGGTATAAATGAAGACAACATGGATGAATTTCTTGACGGGGTAGATGTCGTCATTGATGGGCTTGATTTTTTTGTTTTTGAGATACGAAGAAAGTTGTTTAAACGAGCGGCACAAAAAGGCATTTATGTAATTACAGCCGCTCCTTTAGGGTTCAGTTCGGCTGTATTGGTCTTTTCTCCGGACGGTATGGGTTTTGACGAATATTTTAACATTACCAAAGGCATGACAGCCGATGACAAGTACTTGTCATTTGCCATGGGGCTGGCTCCGAAGCCCACCCACATTAAATACATGAATCTTTCAAGGGTGGATTTTAGTTCCAAGGCCGGCCCGTCCATGAATATTGCCTGTCAGTTATGTTCGGGAATGGCGGCGGCAGAAGCGTTGAAAATTATCCTGAAGCGGGGGCGTATCAAATCTGTACCATATTATTGGCAGTTTGATCCTTATCAGAATAAATTGAAAACTGGAAAATTGTACTTTGGCAATAAAAATCCGGTGCAGCAATTGAAAAAAGTTTTTGTTAAAGTGTTTTTGATGAAAAAAAGGATAAGATAA